The stretch of DNA TTGGAAACGCCTTTCCAAAGCAGCATCTTTTTCGATATATTTCCGATATTCATTAAGTGTGGTTGCTGCGATACAGTGCAATTCACCTCTCGCAAGAGCGGGTTTAAGCAAGTTCGAAGCGTCCATCGCCCCTTCAGCAGCACCGGCACCAACAACGGTGTGCATTTCATCAATGAATAAAATAATCTGCCCTTCTGCAGCCTTAACTTCTTTGAGAACGGCTTTTAAACGGTCTTCAAATTCACCGCGAAATTTTGCTCCGGCAATCAAAGCTCCCATATCCAATTCCATAACATCTTTATTCTTCAAGTTTTCAGGCACATCATTTTCCACGATTCTACCGGCTAATCCTTCCACAATAGCAGTTTTACCTACACCGGCTTCACCGATCAAAATAGGATTGTTTTTTCTGCGTCTGGATAATATTTGCATCACGGAACGAATCTCTTCGTCTCTGCCAATTACCGGATCAAGTTTGCCTTTTCGGGCAAAATCAGTAAGGTTTCTAGCATATTTTTCCATAACTTGATACTTTGCTTCCGGATTCTGGTCTGTAATTCTCTGGTTGCCCCGAATGTCTTTTAAAATTTTCAAAACGTTTTTCTCGTCCACACCATATTTCTTGTAAATGGGAGAAACTTCATTCTTAATATGTAAAGAAGCGAGAAAAATATGCTCAGTACTCAAATAATCATCGTGAAGTCGATCCGCTTCCTTTTGGGCAGCAGCCAAAACGCGATTCAATTCTTGAGAGAGATACGGTTGCTGGACATTTCCTGAAATTTGCGGTTTCTTATTCAGAATATTTTCGATATCCTGATAAATAGAATCAATGCTTACCTCCAACTTATTAAGAATAGTGGTAATGATTGATTCATTTTGTTTAATCAAAACAGCGATCAGGTGGGCTACGGAAATTTCCTGATGCTCAAATTTATCCGCAAGTTGCACCGCAGATTCTACTGCTTCTTGGGCTTTTATCGTAAATTTATTTAAATTCATAATTTCCTAATTTCCTTAATATTTGATAGGTTTCTAAAGAATATATGTGCTGAAAGGTGAATGTCAAAATCTTTTTTAGCACTCACCTGTTTAGAGTGCTAAATATTTCTTGACATTGAAAACCTAATGCCTAAACTATATTGCAAGTTCGGGAACATTTCCCGCAACTCACTAAATAACAATTAGTTAGAAAGGAGACATTATGTCTATCGTAAAGTATCAGCCCTTCCGGTCTTTTACAGATCGATTCTTTGAAGATGATTTCTTTAACCACTTCAGAAACAACACAACCTACAGAATCCCTGTTGATATTTATGAAAAGAAGGATAAAATCCATTTGGATTTTGAATTACCCGGCATCTCCAAAAAAAATATTGAAATACAACTTGAGAATAGCACTCTCACTGTAAAAGGAACATTTGAAAAAGATAAAGACATTCAGGAAGAAAATTATTTCAGAACAGAACGTTATTATGGAGAATTCAGTCGTTCTTTCACTATTCCAAATAATATTGCTCACAAAGATATCTCAGCGAATTTTGATAAAGGTATTTTGAAAGTTACATTTCCAAAGTCCAAAGAAACTGAAGAAGTGAAAAAAATAGAGATAAAATAAGATCTTCAATAATCAAATCCCTGCTCGAATTTTCGGGCAGGGATTTTTTTTATTTTTATCTTTAGAAAAATTGACAATGTTTGTACCCAAAAAAACTTTTTTTGAAAAAATTTAAAGGAAAATGAATGGCAAATAAAATTGCAAATAAACGGGTGATCTTATTCACTTCACCCTATTGCTCGTGGTGTAAAAAGGCAAAAGTTTATATGAAAAGAAACCACGTAAGATTTAAAGAAGTAGATGTGTCAAAAGATGCCACGGCAGCACGTGATCTACAACGCAGAACCGGTCAACAGGGTGTTCCTGTAATTTTGATAAACAACAGGCCCATTGTTGGCTTCAATCTAAATAAATTAAATAGACTATTGGAAATTAATTAAGTAAAGGACAAAATTATGTATGATGTAATTATACTTGGCGGAGGACCAGCCGGACTTACTGCCGGTTTGTACGCAGCTCGTTATAAGTTGAAAACCTTGCTTCTGGAAAAACAGTATCTCCTTGGCGGAAGCATGTTAGATACTTGGGCAATCGAAAATTATCCCGGATTTGAAAAACCGATAAACGGTCTGGAGTTGTCGGAGAAGATGCACAAACAGGCTGAAATCGCCGGATTAGAAATCATTAGTGAAAACGTTATTGAAGTTGATCTAAAAGGTGAAGTGAAAAGATTCAAAACAGATGACGAAAGCGAATACTCGGCAAAAACGGCAATTATTTGCACAGGCTCATCACCGAGCAAACTGAACATTCCGGGAGAAGATGAATTCCGTGGCAAAGGCGTTTCATACTGCGGAACTTGTGATGCTCCCTTCTTTAAAGAAAGAGTGGTTGCTGTGGTCGGAGGTGGAAACACTGCTGTTTCAGAAGCAATGTATCTCTCAAAATATGCTTCAAAAGTGTACCTCATCCACCGCAGAAATAAACTCAGAGCCGATAAAGTTATGAGCGACCGTGCA from Candidatus Cloacimonadota bacterium encodes:
- a CDS encoding Hsp20/alpha crystallin family protein; this translates as MSIVKYQPFRSFTDRFFEDDFFNHFRNNTTYRIPVDIYEKKDKIHLDFELPGISKKNIEIQLENSTLTVKGTFEKDKDIQEENYFRTERYYGEFSRSFTIPNNIAHKDISANFDKGILKVTFPKSKETEEVKKIEIK
- a CDS encoding glutaredoxin domain-containing protein; the encoded protein is MANKIANKRVILFTSPYCSWCKKAKVYMKRNHVRFKEVDVSKDATAARDLQRRTGQQGVPVILINNRPIVGFNLNKLNRLLEIN
- the trxB gene encoding thioredoxin-disulfide reductase — encoded protein: MYDVIILGGGPAGLTAGLYAARYKLKTLLLEKQYLLGGSMLDTWAIENYPGFEKPINGLELSEKMHKQAEIAGLEIISENVIEVDLKGEVKRFKTDDESEYSAKTAIICTGSSPSKLNIPGEDEFRGKGVSYCGTCDAPFFKERVVAVVGGGNTAVSEAMYLSKYASKVYLIHRRNKLRADKVMSDRAKNNEKIEILWNSTVQKINFHNFSDKHIIIWNNLEKSESKLKATGIFIFVGIKPNNEMLNNQIELTEYGFIDADEKTLQTNIDKVYAAGDIRNKNLRQIVTAAGDGAITAYEINTLLNEY